In the genome of Pempheris klunzingeri isolate RE-2024b chromosome 3, fPemKlu1.hap1, whole genome shotgun sequence, one region contains:
- the pin1 gene encoding peptidyl-prolyl cis-trans isomerase NIMA-interacting 1: MADEDKMPAGWEKRMSRSSGKVYYFNHITNASQWERPVGDGRGEPEKVRCSHLLVKHNQSRRPSSWREQNITRTKDEALELIQKYIEEIKSGDEKFETLASQFSDCSSAKNGGDLGLFGRGQMQKPFEDASFALKVGDMSGPVFTDSGVHIILRTG, from the exons atggcAGACGAGGATAAGATGCCGGCTGGATGGGAGAAAAGAATGAGCCGCAGTTCAG GCAAAGTGTACTACTTTAACCACATCACTAATGCCAGCCAGTGGGAACGTCCGGTGGGAGACGGCCGTGGAGAGCCAGAAAAG GTACGCTGCTCTCATCTGCTGGTGAAACATAATCAGTCACGTCGTCCATCTTCATGGCGGGAACAAAACATCACAAGAACTAAAGACGAGGCCCTGGAACTCATTCAGA AGTACATAGAGGAGATCAAGTCTGGAGATGAGAAGTTTGAGACTCTGGCTTCTCAGTTCAGCGATTGCAGCTCGGCTAAAAACGGTGGAGACCTGGGGTTGTTTGGCAGAG gtCAAATGCAGAAGCCTTTTGAAGACGCTTCCTTTGCCCTCAAAGTGGGAGACATGAGTGGTCCTGTTTTTACTGACTCTGGAGTCCACATCATCCTTCGCACTGGCTGA